From one Lotus japonicus ecotype B-129 chromosome 3, LjGifu_v1.2 genomic stretch:
- the LOC130749652 gene encoding metallothionein-like protein 2 produces the protein MSCCNGNCGCGSSCKCGSGCGGCKMYPDMSYTESTTTETLIMGVAPVKAQLEGAEMGVAAAENGGCKCGSNCTCDPCTCK, from the exons TGCTGCAATGGTAACTGTGGATGCGGAAGCAGCTGCAAGTGCGGTAGCGGTTGTGGAGG CTGCAAGATGTACCCAGACATGAGCTACACTGAGAGCACAACCACTGAGACTCTGATCATGGGCGTTGCACCTGTGAAGGCTCAGTTAGAGGGTGCTGAGATGGGTGTCGCCGCCGCTGAGAACGGTGGCTGCAAGTGCGGATCAAACTGCACCTGCGACCCCTGCACCTGCAAGTGA